In the Clostridium beijerinckii genome, one interval contains:
- a CDS encoding GNAT family N-acetyltransferase, whose translation MLIIEHLADHKEYIDTVINWIWKEFGNENNYNFFESIIKNSLIKNRLPLTFIALEDNELVGTIGLWRSDLMSRQDLFPWLSALFVKKNFRGKRIGQELQNFLVEYCREVGFTELFLYTDICDYYEKTGWEYIEDGVEYSGEYIKIYKKEMSK comes from the coding sequence ATGCTAATTATAGAACATTTAGCAGACCATAAAGAATACATTGATACTGTGATAAATTGGATTTGGAAGGAATTTGGAAACGAAAATAATTATAATTTTTTTGAAAGTATAATAAAAAACAGTTTAATAAAAAATAGACTTCCATTAACATTTATTGCACTTGAAGATAATGAATTAGTTGGAACTATCGGCTTGTGGAGAAGTGATTTAATGAGTAGACAAGACCTTTTTCCTTGGTTATCAGCATTGTTTGTTAAAAAAAATTTCAGAGGAAAAAGGATTGGGCAAGAATTACAGAATTTTTTGGTTGAGTATTGCAGAGAAGTAGGTTTTACAGAACTATTTCTTTATACCGATATTTGTGACTATTATGAAAAGACTGGATGGGAATATATTGAAGATGGTGTTGAATATTCAGGAGAATATATAAAAATATATAAGAAAGAAATGAGCAAGTAA
- a CDS encoding YvrJ family protein, with amino-acid sequence MEVNQLMDLIVNNGFPVAVSAYLLIRLEKQIVSLASSINKLNTIISAKLGVAIDTESSTDDSHKVA; translated from the coding sequence ATGGAAGTAAATCAATTAATGGATCTTATTGTTAATAATGGCTTTCCCGTGGCAGTGTCTGCATATTTGCTAATACGCTTAGAGAAGCAAATTGTTAGCTTAGCAAGTTCAATTAATAAGTTAAATACCATAATATCAGCTAAACTTGGAGTGGCTATCGATACAGAGAGTTCTACTGATGATTCTCATAAAGTGGCATGA
- a CDS encoding ribonuclease J → MINKSKIKSKVKIIPLGGLGEIGKNLTVFEYEDEIVIIDCGMSFPDEELLGIDLVLPDITYLLRNKDKIKGFFITHGHEDHIGGLPYVLKQINVPIYATKLTLGLIESKLEEHNILSDCTLNMVKPGDIIETGNFNIEFIRTNHSIADSVSIALHTPIGIIVHTGDFKIDFTPIDGEIIDLQRYAQLGKKGVLLLMADSTNATRSGYTMSEKTVGETLNNLFIKADGRVIVATFASSIHRVQQIANASIKNGRKIAFSGRSMEKISEVAMSLGYLFIPEEMIIDLNDVKKYPDNKVTIITTGSQGEPMAALTRIAAGNHRSIQLEKGDTVIISSTPIPGNKKAVSCVVDDLTEKGAKVIYEAIEDIHVSGHACEQELRLIHALLKPKFFVPVHGEYRHLLSHSKIAENMGMDKSNIFILEIGDVLELARNKAEITNKVPAGRVLIDGLGVGDIGNIVLRDRKNLAKDGIITVVIAINKESKTVISGPDIITRGFVYVRDSEELMREIRRIVSKSVERCLDNDVTGWSEIKSAIRREVNTYVYTKMKRKPMVLPVITEI, encoded by the coding sequence ATGATAAATAAAAGCAAAATAAAAAGCAAAGTAAAGATTATACCTCTAGGAGGGTTAGGGGAAATAGGAAAAAATTTAACTGTCTTTGAATATGAAGATGAGATAGTAATTATAGATTGTGGAATGTCGTTTCCGGATGAAGAACTTCTTGGAATCGACCTTGTACTTCCTGATATAACGTATTTACTAAGAAATAAGGATAAGATAAAGGGATTTTTTATAACTCATGGACATGAAGATCATATAGGTGGATTACCTTATGTTTTGAAGCAAATTAATGTTCCTATTTATGCTACAAAGTTAACTTTAGGATTAATTGAAAGTAAATTAGAAGAGCATAATATTCTTAGTGATTGCACATTAAATATGGTTAAACCAGGTGATATAATAGAAACAGGCAATTTCAATATTGAATTTATTAGAACAAATCATAGTATAGCAGATAGTGTGTCAATTGCTTTGCATACACCTATAGGAATAATTGTTCATACTGGTGATTTTAAAATTGACTTTACTCCAATTGATGGAGAAATTATAGATTTGCAAAGATATGCACAGCTCGGAAAAAAAGGAGTACTGCTTTTAATGGCTGATAGTACTAATGCTACTCGTTCAGGTTATACAATGTCGGAAAAGACTGTAGGTGAAACTTTAAATAATCTATTTATTAAGGCAGATGGAAGAGTAATAGTAGCTACTTTCGCATCAAGTATTCATAGAGTGCAGCAGATTGCTAATGCTTCTATAAAAAATGGTAGGAAGATTGCATTTAGTGGAAGAAGTATGGAAAAAATATCTGAAGTTGCTATGTCACTAGGATATTTATTTATACCAGAAGAAATGATAATAGATTTAAATGACGTTAAAAAATATCCAGATAATAAAGTTACAATAATCACGACTGGAAGCCAAGGTGAGCCAATGGCAGCACTTACAAGAATAGCAGCAGGCAATCATAGGAGTATTCAACTAGAAAAGGGAGATACGGTTATCATATCATCAACACCAATACCAGGTAATAAAAAGGCTGTATCGTGTGTTGTGGATGATTTAACAGAAAAAGGTGCTAAGGTAATATACGAAGCAATAGAGGATATACATGTTTCAGGCCATGCTTGTGAGCAAGAGCTTAGATTAATTCATGCACTTTTAAAACCTAAATTCTTTGTACCTGTACATGGTGAATATAGGCATTTATTAAGTCATTCTAAAATTGCAGAAAATATGGGTATGGATAAATCAAATATTTTTATATTAGAAATAGGAGATGTATTAGAATTAGCTAGAAATAAAGCAGAAATAACTAACAAGGTACCAGCAGGTAGGGTTCTTATAGATGGCTTAGGTGTAGGTGATATAGGAAATATTGTACTTCGAGATAGAAAGAATTTAGCAAAGGATGGTATTATAACAGTAGTTATTGCTATAAATAAAGAAAGTAAAACCGTAATATCTGGTCCAGATATAATTACAAGAGGCTTTGTATATGTTAGAGATTCAGAAGAGCTAATGAGAGAGATTAGAAGAATAGTTTCTAAGAGTGTAGAAAGATGCCTGGATAATGATGTAACTGGGTGGTCAGAAATTAAGAGTGCCATAAGAAGAGAAGTAAATACTTATGTATATACAAAAATGAAAAGAAAACCTATGGTTTTGCCAGTAATTACTGAAATATAA
- a CDS encoding MBL fold metallo-hydrolase yields the protein MNRLNKPIITKETIKAMEDMSFFTHAMIFDDLLIVAQKETNCFVLKTSDGLIVIDAIWPAKEAFDAIVSAIKDVGWDPDTIKKLVLTHGHVDHTGCGKWFVEKYHAYTYLSKIDDIFWEEHPTKPDRPETWKDYKIDVYVQDGDTIILGDKTIYVYGTPGHTPGGLSYIFPVKDDGKIHMAALWGATTPPWTKNEVKQYLKSLDYFISEAISKKVDVALSNHTAIDNGLERIIYSKARMDYMPNIYIVGQDGFQNYCQVFRTLSYDLLERL from the coding sequence ATGAATAGATTAAATAAGCCAATTATTACGAAAGAAACAATCAAAGCAATGGAGGACATGTCATTTTTTACCCATGCTATGATTTTTGACGATTTACTAATTGTTGCACAAAAAGAAACGAATTGCTTTGTATTAAAGACAAGTGATGGGCTAATAGTAATAGATGCTATTTGGCCAGCAAAGGAAGCTTTTGATGCAATAGTATCTGCTATTAAAGATGTAGGTTGGGATCCTGATACTATAAAAAAGCTGGTTTTAACTCATGGACATGTTGATCATACAGGCTGTGGAAAATGGTTTGTTGAGAAATACCATGCTTACACATATCTTTCTAAAATAGATGATATTTTTTGGGAGGAACATCCGACTAAGCCTGATAGACCAGAAACGTGGAAAGATTATAAAATTGATGTTTATGTTCAAGATGGTGATACCATAATATTGGGTGATAAAACAATATATGTTTATGGTACTCCTGGTCATACTCCAGGAGGATTAAGCTATATATTCCCTGTAAAAGATGATGGTAAAATCCACATGGCAGCATTATGGGGGGCTACAACTCCACCATGGACAAAAAATGAAGTAAAACAATATCTTAAGTCCTTAGATTATTTTATTAGTGAAGCAATTAGTAAAAAAGTAGATGTGGCTCTAAGTAATCATACAGCTATAGATAATGGCTTGGAGCGTATTATATATTCAAAAGCAAGAATGGATTATATGCCTAATATTTATATTGTCGGACAAGATGGATTTCAAAATTATTGTCAGGTGTTTAGGACATTGAGTTATGATCTGCTGGAAAGATTATAA